The following nucleotide sequence is from Pirellulales bacterium.
AGCACCAAGGTGAGGGGGCCCGGCCAGAAGCGCGCCGCCAGCAGGTCGGCCGCAGCTGGCCAGTCGAGAACCAATTGGCGGGCTTGCTCGACCGTGGCCACGTGCAGGATGACGGGGTTTGTGGAAGGCCGACCCTTAGCAGCAAAGATGTGGGACACGGCGACCGGGTTGAGTCCGTCGGCGCCTAGTCCGTAGACGGTTTCGGTGGGAAACGCGACCAGCCCGCCAGCGCGAATCGTTTGTGCGGCAGCGGCCACGACGGCCGGCGCCGGCGAGCAAGCATCTACGACATGGCAAATGGCGGGCATGGACAACCGATGGGGAGATACTGGCGGCGGGAACCCATCGATTCTACCAAAAGTTGCCTGCTTTCGCGGGCAGATAATTAGGCCACGAGCGACTGATCGGCGTAGCCACGCTCACAAAACCACTGCCAGGCGGCGGTCGCCGCCTCGCGAGCGGTGCCGGGTTCGTAGCCCAGCTCCTGCCGCGCGCGATCGCAGCGGAAATGGTGCTCTAGCAGCGACATGCGGATGGAGGCCAGATTCACGTCGGGCTCGCGGCCGGTCACCTTTCCCCAGGCGCTGCCGGCGGCGCCGGCCACCCAGAGGGCAATAGGGCCGACGCGAGCAAGCGGCGGGCGAGCGCCAGTGATCTCGGCGAACAATGTCCAAGCCTCGAAATACGAGAGCGACTCGCCCCCCAAGATATATCGGCGGCCGGTCTTGCCCCGTTCCAAGGCGGTGAGAATGGTTTGCGCGACATTGCGGGCATCGCAAAAATCGTTGCCGCCACGCGGCGCCAGCAACGCGCGGCCGCGGGCAACTTCGAGCAGCATGCGCCCGCTCGATGGTTTCCAATCCCAGGGACCCAGCACAAACACAGGGTTTACGATCACGGCGTCGAGACCTTGCTTGACCTCGTCGAACAGCACGCGCTCGGAATCGCGTTTGGTCAACACATAGGGGCAAGGGACATTGCCGGTGGCGGCGCGCTCTTCATCGCCGGGATTTTTCCGCGATCCGAGTCCTAGCGCGTCGACGCTCGACACATGCACCATACGGGCGCCAACTTCTCTGGCGGCGGCGGCGACGTTCCGCGTGCCATCGACATTCACCGCTCGCGCCTCGGCCCAGCCGCTGAACCCGAGGTGGACGCGTCCTGCGGAGTGAACCACACGGGTGACGCCGTGGCAGGCGCGGCGCACCGCATCGGAATCGCAGACGTCGCCTTGGACGATTTCGAGGTCGAGCCCCTGGAAGGGTCGCGAGTCGGCCGTCGAGCGGACCAGAGCGCGCACGGCCGCGCCGCGCGAGATGAGCGCGCGAACGACGTTATTGCCAACGAGTCCGGTGGCGCCAGTGACCAGAGTAAGCAAGCAATCGCCCCCCGGGGACGTACAAACACCAAGTACCTAGAGATTACTCGGTTGTGCCGCCGCGCGCAAAGGGGGTGATTTGGGCCAACAGCACTTCGTAGCCACCCGGCGGCGGGAGTTCATTCCCCCCGTCAGGCATCGCGAC
It contains:
- a CDS encoding NAD-dependent epimerase/dehydratase family protein, encoding MLTLVTGATGLVGNNVVRALISRGAAVRALVRSTADSRPFQGLDLEIVQGDVCDSDAVRRACHGVTRVVHSAGRVHLGFSGWAEARAVNVDGTRNVAAAAREVGARMVHVSSVDALGLGSRKNPGDEERAATGNVPCPYVLTKRDSERVLFDEVKQGLDAVIVNPVFVLGPWDWKPSSGRMLLEVARGRALLAPRGGNDFCDARNVAQTILTALERGKTGRRYILGGESLSYFEAWTLFAEITGARPPLARVGPIALWVAGAAGSAWGKVTGREPDVNLASIRMSLLEHHFRCDRARQELGYEPGTAREAATAAWQWFCERGYADQSLVA